TATACTTATGCATTCGGGTTATAAATGGAGGTGAGATTAATGGAATTCAAGCAATTGCAGTATTTTGTCATGGTAGTGCAACAGTCGAGCTTTTCTGAAGCGGCTAAAAAACTTCATCTTTCACAGCCTTCACTCAGTAAAGCGATCAAGAACTTGGAGTCTGAAGTAGGATTTCAGTTACTTGAACGAACGACCAAACGTGTCCAATTAACGGAATCGGGTAGAGTGATTTATGAACGCGCATTGCAGATTCTCCATGAGGCAGATATTTTACAGCAAGAAATTAAAGAAGTGAAGTGGACAGGCAGTGGAAGTGTGCAGATCGGTATGATTGAATCGGTGAAAAATTGGCTTCCTTCTATATTATTAGCGCACCGTCAAGAGTTTCCATCGATGCATGTGAAGTTAATAGAGGTGTTAGGCCGCGGAGATGTTGAACGAGCGCTCCGTCAGTACGCTGTCCATGTTTGTTTAACCAATCAATTTATAGAAGCTTCGGATATCGTCACGATACCTTTATATCAAGAGCAGTTAGCGGTTATTATGCATCCCGAACATCGTCTGGCCAGCAAAGATTCAATTACGCTAGCCGACCTAGAAGAAGAGACGTTTATTGTCACGAGTGTTGGGCTGCAAACTAGACAAGATATTTTTGCTGCGTTTGCTGAAGAAGGAGTGCGCATGAATATATGTTACGAAGTTGAGCGCTTTGAAACGATTGTAGAGCTTGTACGAGAGAATATTGGAATTTCAATTATTCCGCAAAAATATTTTGCGCATCAATCCGATCCAACCCTCGTAATTAAAACGACAAATTCGAAGACGTTGACACGCACAGTGTATCTCACTTATTTGGAAAAACGTTATATGCCACCAGCTATTAAGGTGTTGATCGGTAGTATGCAAATGCAGCGTGACTCTTCTATGAACTGGAAAGAAGGGGGAGAACTAGATGAATAAGTTTTTATTCGGTATGTTAGTTGTCATCACGACTGCTTTAATGGGATCGTCATTTGCTATTGGGAAAATCGGGTTGGAATACTCTTCACCGTTGTTGCTAGTCGCATTGCGCTTCACTATTGCAGGAGCCATCATGGCGGTAGTTGTGAAGATTATGAAAAAGCCACACCCTAAAACATTTGGAGAGTGGAAGTGGCTTGTGCTGATCGGCTCATTGCAGACCGCTGCAGTGATGGGGTGTATTTTTATAGCGCTTCGCACGATTACGTCAGGTGAAACGTCGATTTTAACATTTACAAACCCATTGCTTGTTGTGGTCATCGGAACACTAGTACTGAAAATTCGTTACCGCTTGCAACAGTGGGTTGGTGTGATCTGTGGTTTGTTTGGGGTATTTATTACAATGGGCGGTCATTTGGATTGGAAAATTGGTACGGTGTTAGGGTTTTTATCGGCAGTAGCGTGGGCTTGCGCGACGTTGCTTGTCAAAGTACATGGCTATCGTTTTGATACATGGGTGATGACTGCTTATCAGATGTTATTTGGCGGATTGATCTTATTTTTAGCGAGTTATGTACTCGAGGAACCATTTTTCGTAGCGAATCCATTGTCATTGGCGATTTTGGGATGGCTTGCGATTGCCGCTTCCATTGTGCAGTTTTCTATTTGGTTTTATTTATTGCAAACAGGAAATCCCGAAAGAACGAGTGCATTTCTATTTTTGGCACCGTTCTTCGGGACATTGTCGGGATGGGTTCTGTTGGACGAAAAGTTATCTATGTCATTAATTTTAGGGGGCATGCTCATCAGTTTGGGAATATTCCTCGTGAACTGGCGCAGCAAACGAGAGTTGAATAAAGGACTAGTTGACTTGCCATAGACGACAATAGGCTTCGAGTTCACTGAGAAATGCTTGTACTTCGTTGGTGTTAGAATAGGTTCCTGTATAAAACGTACGTTGAATAGGTGTAACTTTATAATGGAGTACGGTGAGTTCACCTGTTGCTAGTTCATGTTTGCAACTATGGCGCGATAAAATGGCAATACCTAGTCCACTCAGAACGGCTTGTTTGATACTTTCCGGCGAGTCCATTATAGTGGGTTTTGCTTGTACTCCGTATTGTTGAAGAGCTTGATCAATCAACGAACGGCTAGGATCTTCCGTATCTGGCAAAATCCAATGCGTATTTTGCAAATCCAGAATCGACGAGCTTTTTTTATGTGCGAGCGGATGCGTAGCAGAAGCAAAGAGTAACAGTTCGTCTTGCATAAATGCTTTTGACAATGGTAAGTTGTCTAGTTCACTGCAACCGATATCGGCCTTTTTGCTTTTGAGTAAGCGCAAAATGTTAGAAGGTGAAGCAGTCGTCAGTTCCAGTCGCATGTCGGGGTATTTCGCATGTAGTCGAGTGAGAACGTCGGGTAGAACAGCTTGCGAAATAACCGGTGAAGCGGCAATGCGTAAAGTGCCTTTGAGTGCTGTGGTTTGTGTGAATTCTGCGTTTGTACGATTGGTCAACTTCATCATCTCCAATGCGTGTTTTTATAGTAAATATCCTACTAGTATGACTTGTTTTTGTGTGAAAAAATAGCCTTGCATTAATCTGCAAGGCATCGAACGTGCAATTATAGAACTGTGTAATTTTTGTGTGCAACGACAGTCATGTTGGAAGCTGCTCCAATGTTTTCTGCGTCTTCTTCAGAAATTTTCACAATGACGGAGTTTTCGAGAATCTTGTGTATGGTTCCGGAAACTTCATGTTCATTACGGTTGAAAGATATGACTTCGTCTACATACCGTGATGCTACAAAATCAGAAACTGGACGATCTTTTCGTGGGAATGCCAATCGAATCAACTCCTTCAGTAGTATGGAATCTAATTTGTCGTAATTTGTCATTAACGCTAGACGAAAAGTACGTACAATAGCTTACTAGAACTAGTATAACACATTTTGAGAAATTAATCATCATACTAGATTTGTGTCGAATGAGCAAGCTTTTCGAACAATCATTTATGGAAGCTGACTGGTACCATCCACAGAGATAGCATAGTACGGATAATAGGCAAATCAATTGGTTGACAATATACCTTGAGGGGTATATTGTAGAGTTAACAGTAAGGAGGTTGAGCGATATGGAATACGATGATAAAGTCAAAAATCGATTAAAGCGTCTAGAGGGTCAAATCAAAGGTGTCTTGCGTATGATGGAAGAAGGCAAGGACTGTAAAGAAGTGATCACGCAATTATCAGCCAGTCGTTCTGCTATTGATCGTACAATTGGTGTAATTGTGAGCTCGAATTTGATCGCCTGCATGGAAAATCTAGACGAAGTGGATGATCGTACGCAAGAATCTATTATTAACGAAGCGGTGGATCTTCTAGTAAAGAGTCGATGAGCAACATCACTTGACTCTTTTTTTTACAACATATAATATACCCCTATAGGTATTTGATTTAGTGATTTTACAATAAAGGAGAAGAGAATATGACGGAGCAAAAGAAAACGACGATCGTGTTATTTAGTGGTGATTATGATAAAGCAATGGCCGCTTATATTATCGCGAATGGTGCAGCGGCGTATGATCATGAAGTTACGATTTTTCATACGTTCTGGGGATTGAACGCGTTGCGAAAAGACGAACCTATTAAGAGTAATAAAAGCTTCATTGAGAAGGCGTTTGGGAAAATGATGCCGCGTGGAGCAGATAGAATGGGATTATCTCAAATGAACTTTGCAGGAATGGGTCCTAAGATGATCAAGCAAGTGATAAAGAAG
This window of the Sporosarcina ureae genome carries:
- a CDS encoding DMT family transporter, which produces MNKFLFGMLVVITTALMGSSFAIGKIGLEYSSPLLLVALRFTIAGAIMAVVVKIMKKPHPKTFGEWKWLVLIGSLQTAAVMGCIFIALRTITSGETSILTFTNPLLVVVIGTLVLKIRYRLQQWVGVICGLFGVFITMGGHLDWKIGTVLGFLSAVAWACATLLVKVHGYRFDTWVMTAYQMLFGGLILFLASYVLEEPFFVANPLSLAILGWLAIAASIVQFSIWFYLLQTGNPERTSAFLFLAPFFGTLSGWVLLDEKLSMSLILGGMLISLGIFLVNWRSKRELNKGLVDLP
- a CDS encoding DUF2187 family protein; this translates as MAFPRKDRPVSDFVASRYVDEVISFNRNEHEVSGTIHKILENSVIVKISEEDAENIGAASNMTVVAHKNYTVL
- a CDS encoding LysR substrate-binding domain-containing protein, whose protein sequence is MTNRTNAEFTQTTALKGTLRIAASPVISQAVLPDVLTRLHAKYPDMRLELTTASPSNILRLLKSKKADIGCSELDNLPLSKAFMQDELLLFASATHPLAHKKSSSILDLQNTHWILPDTEDPSRSLIDQALQQYGVQAKPTIMDSPESIKQAVLSGLGIAILSRHSCKHELATGELTVLHYKVTPIQRTFYTGTYSNTNEVQAFLSELEAYCRLWQVN
- a CDS encoding DsrE/DsrF/DrsH-like family protein is translated as MTEQKKTTIVLFSGDYDKAMAAYIIANGAAAYDHEVTIFHTFWGLNALRKDEPIKSNKSFIEKAFGKMMPRGADRMGLSQMNFAGMGPKMIKQVIKKHNAMTLPQLIDMAVEQDVRLIACTMTMDLLGLGEDELLKEVEYGGVAAYLGEAQDGQVNLFI
- a CDS encoding metal-sensitive transcriptional regulator; translated protein: MEYDDKVKNRLKRLEGQIKGVLRMMEEGKDCKEVITQLSASRSAIDRTIGVIVSSNLIACMENLDEVDDRTQESIINEAVDLLVKSR
- a CDS encoding LysR family transcriptional regulator; translated protein: MEFKQLQYFVMVVQQSSFSEAAKKLHLSQPSLSKAIKNLESEVGFQLLERTTKRVQLTESGRVIYERALQILHEADILQQEIKEVKWTGSGSVQIGMIESVKNWLPSILLAHRQEFPSMHVKLIEVLGRGDVERALRQYAVHVCLTNQFIEASDIVTIPLYQEQLAVIMHPEHRLASKDSITLADLEEETFIVTSVGLQTRQDIFAAFAEEGVRMNICYEVERFETIVELVRENIGISIIPQKYFAHQSDPTLVIKTTNSKTLTRTVYLTYLEKRYMPPAIKVLIGSMQMQRDSSMNWKEGGELDE